A single Nostoc sp. PCC 7107 DNA region contains:
- a CDS encoding lamin tail domain-containing protein: protein MYLLYKHLLAAKKTPRKCYQRLFNSLGLSLLALSVCSQTVRAEGSRTLYPSGATGNRANIEWRNSTYGNLVQRRTLLRVYAQAGEYILMGSSAVKVNSGDIRVFSPGAVTGSVGNEIIPALGSEAFRCATQTGANTGRITSRTLELAGPRSADGMNNTSGYIPCVYQAPTTGVYTIVFSGPQGENSNNETVITGDIELTSANNFNNQQFTSVAAWDVTVRSSASSTTDINGRLFSYYFALFTGDNGRYLNFPVYPVTTDGYRYKIELRGTDPNGFILYGNQVGFYDSDGKTPLYHDVLAKDNTLTPLEAGTSLSRPQYATFLNPLDTQALSSIDRYRPDGTLDGTGIPFDPTVPTVDSLNFIGTASGNTSSLGTGGTFSFNTNITGNYEIVISRDGSNFDPTNSQNRVLRGVMNSSGLQSVSWNGKDNSSDNFPVGTNYPVRVKVHAGEYHFPLLDAENNFSGGPTITMLNSSNPLGNTTVFYDDRGYTTIGGTNVGVPGSVLCGVGQTSPAFSNPISGFNSSNNDRKFGQFGNNGNTNAKCTGSFGDSKGLDLWTFYPSNTETTQLNIINFGVTISGTLYQDSDRGDDFDTGEPTLPAGINVKLLNASDNSVVTVTSTDASGNYTFTGVVNGSYKIQVDTTNSNIPTGFSLGTPNDLTVTVSGSAVNNQNFGFDVYQISPQAGKIIINEVLYNETGTGNMASNNDEFIELYNASSSAVDLSGVKLADGNLIANNVETTANSFNYTFPNGTTLQPGQYAVIWIGSNQPNNQAPDAAFQAWLGFSTRLTNGGDDVWLYDSQNQIIDYVAYGSGGAINTPPPSSLNLWDSTYQSSLTTGVNDGVSLSLTRNGNDTNTSACWERTTSTNASSRCSSYLPTRDTDNVGTRVTSVGVNNNGSPKVVLVKRITRINSDDLNDSVDGAGTDDNDSKWPSGYLRGKISATGVKPGDEVEYTIYFLSNGGSSATNVKLCDLVPGNTTFIPTAFNGQTPNDGGSGGNQGITMAVGSTTPTVYFSNAADSDRGVFYPANDSSTPASCGSNTNGAVAVNVTNSSLTTLPAATGQGTPTNSYGFIRFRVKIN, encoded by the coding sequence ATGTATCTACTGTACAAACATCTTTTAGCAGCCAAAAAAACACCTCGGAAATGCTATCAGAGATTATTCAACAGTTTAGGATTATCACTATTAGCCCTGAGTGTTTGCTCTCAAACTGTTCGAGCCGAAGGAAGCCGCACACTGTATCCTAGTGGAGCTACGGGTAATCGCGCTAACATCGAATGGCGTAATAGTACTTATGGTAATTTAGTACAGCGTCGTACCTTACTCAGAGTCTACGCCCAAGCTGGTGAGTATATTCTCATGGGGTCTTCGGCAGTCAAAGTTAATAGTGGTGATATTCGGGTGTTTAGCCCAGGTGCTGTTACAGGTTCAGTTGGTAACGAAATAATTCCTGCTTTGGGTTCCGAGGCTTTTCGCTGTGCCACCCAAACAGGAGCAAATACAGGTAGAATTACCAGTCGGACTCTAGAATTAGCCGGGCCACGTTCTGCTGATGGTATGAATAACACCAGTGGTTATATACCTTGTGTTTATCAAGCGCCAACAACCGGCGTTTATACTATCGTCTTTTCTGGCCCACAAGGAGAGAACTCTAACAACGAAACAGTAATCACAGGGGACATTGAGTTAACTAGTGCCAACAATTTTAATAATCAGCAATTTACCAGTGTTGCAGCTTGGGATGTCACAGTCCGCAGCAGTGCAAGCTCAACAACAGATATCAACGGTAGGTTATTCAGTTACTATTTTGCCTTGTTTACTGGCGATAACGGCCGATATCTCAATTTTCCCGTTTATCCAGTTACTACAGATGGCTACCGATACAAAATAGAGCTAAGAGGCACAGATCCGAATGGATTCATTCTTTACGGCAACCAAGTAGGATTTTATGATAGCGATGGTAAGACACCTCTTTATCATGATGTCCTGGCAAAAGATAATACCCTGACTCCCTTAGAAGCGGGTACTAGCTTATCTCGGCCACAATATGCCACATTTTTGAATCCTTTAGATACTCAAGCACTGTCATCAATTGATCGCTACCGACCTGATGGCACCTTGGATGGTACTGGTATTCCTTTCGACCCTACTGTACCCACTGTAGATAGTTTGAATTTTATAGGTACAGCTAGTGGAAATACAAGTTCTTTAGGTACAGGCGGTACTTTTAGTTTCAACACCAACATAACAGGCAACTACGAAATCGTTATTAGTAGAGATGGCTCAAATTTTGACCCTACTAACAGCCAAAACCGTGTGCTAAGAGGTGTGATGAATTCGTCAGGTCTACAGTCTGTTAGTTGGAATGGTAAAGATAATAGCAGTGATAATTTCCCAGTAGGGACTAACTATCCAGTCCGCGTCAAGGTTCATGCAGGAGAATATCACTTTCCTTTATTGGATGCAGAGAATAATTTTTCTGGTGGGCCGACCATTACAATGCTGAACAGCAGTAATCCCTTGGGAAATACCACTGTATTTTATGATGACCGAGGATATACGACCATTGGTGGTACAAATGTTGGTGTTCCAGGTAGTGTACTTTGTGGTGTTGGTCAAACAAGTCCAGCTTTTAGCAACCCAATTTCTGGGTTTAATAGCAGTAACAACGACCGGAAATTTGGTCAGTTTGGTAATAATGGTAACACCAATGCAAAATGTACTGGTTCTTTTGGAGACAGTAAAGGACTAGATTTATGGACGTTTTATCCCAGTAATACGGAAACAACACAATTAAACATTATTAACTTTGGTGTAACTATCTCTGGCACTTTATATCAAGATAGCGATCGCGGAGATGATTTTGATACTGGTGAACCAACTTTACCTGCTGGGATTAATGTCAAACTACTCAACGCTAGTGATAACTCTGTTGTCACTGTGACTAGTACAGACGCATCTGGTAATTACACCTTTACTGGTGTGGTAAATGGTAGTTATAAGATTCAAGTTGATACCACCAATAGCAACATTCCCACAGGATTTTCTTTGGGTACACCTAATGACCTGACTGTGACTGTTTCTGGAAGTGCAGTAAATAATCAAAACTTCGGCTTTGATGTTTATCAAATCTCGCCTCAAGCCGGCAAAATCATTATTAATGAAGTGCTATATAACGAAACAGGCACAGGGAATATGGCTAGTAATAACGATGAGTTTATCGAACTTTATAATGCTTCTTCCTCAGCTGTTGACTTGAGTGGTGTAAAATTAGCCGACGGCAATCTGATTGCTAATAATGTTGAGACTACAGCAAATAGCTTTAATTACACGTTTCCCAATGGGACAACTTTACAACCAGGACAATACGCTGTTATTTGGATAGGTTCTAATCAACCCAACAATCAAGCTCCAGACGCAGCGTTTCAAGCTTGGTTAGGGTTTTCAACTCGACTGACTAACGGTGGTGATGATGTCTGGTTATACGATAGCCAGAATCAGATTATTGATTACGTTGCTTATGGTTCTGGTGGTGCCATTAACACACCTCCGCCTAGTTCTCTGAATCTTTGGGACAGCACTTATCAGTCTTCTTTGACGACGGGAGTTAACGATGGTGTTTCTCTTAGCTTAACTCGAAATGGTAATGATACTAACACTAGTGCTTGTTGGGAAAGAACGACTAGCACCAACGCCAGCAGTAGGTGTTCTAGCTATTTACCAACTAGAGATACGGATAATGTAGGTACTAGAGTCACCAGCGTAGGTGTTAATAATAATGGTAGTCCCAAGGTAGTGTTAGTGAAACGCATTACCCGCATTAATAGTGACGATTTAAACGATAGTGTAGATGGTGCTGGTACTGATGATAATGATTCTAAATGGCCGAGTGGTTACTTGCGAGGCAAAATAAGTGCTACAGGTGTCAAGCCAGGAGATGAGGTGGAATACACTATTTATTTCCTCTCTAACGGTGGCAGTAGTGCTACTAATGTGAAATTATGTGATTTAGTTCCAGGAAATACTACTTTTATTCCTACAGCATTTAACGGTCAAACTCCTAATGATGGTGGTTCAGGGGGAAATCAAGGTATTACAATGGCTGTTGGTTCTACTACACCAACTGTTTATTTTAGTAATGCAGCAGATTCTGATCGCGGAGTTTTTTACCCAGCGAATGATTCATCTACACCTGCAAGTTGTGGTAGTAATACAAATGGGGCTGTAGCAGTCAATGTGACAAATTCTAGTCTAACTACCTTACCTGCGGCGACTGGACAAGGTACGCCAACTAATTCTTATGGTTTTATTCGGTTCCGTGTCAAAATAAACTGA
- a CDS encoding DUF11 domain-containing protein, with the protein MNLFRVKHRQEQSIFSSNWQYQLPNIIVAISFLVTNLPIKTTAQVTTNNIVNQANYTYTDSSNNQFQGVSSELQLLTDINISSSKSGMILGCAGTILSDYTGFSVGLYEANINDPTGTELGKIVSLTRTELPDIPNNNLPGGQTPNIENSNPFFLKNNPAGVYNLLLDPNRGQTEAGKTYILVVNPPQNSSYQQRRIKIQITGVDTTNNNVKYVAASLDGEPLNSTGATRVEDTLIAVANAEINQRSLLALAFTANLCAAQQLQIIKTGDRATAEPGDAVIYRISVKNLSDSGLNNLVVTDNLPLGFHFINKSVRGELDGQAVNITTERNGNTVTFRTDVTIPSQKVVNIAYAAQLTPDAVRGTGRNSAIARVLRTDNSLAAKDGPATHQLVIRPGIVADCGTIIGRVFEDKNFDGEQQNGEPGIPNAVIFMENGNRITTDPNGLFSVANVLPGSHTGVLDLSSIPGYTLAPNRKFRERNTQSRWVRLEPGGLVRMNFAVTPSRSK; encoded by the coding sequence ATGAATTTGTTCAGGGTTAAACATAGGCAAGAACAGAGTATTTTTAGTAGTAACTGGCAATATCAATTGCCTAATATTATTGTGGCAATTAGTTTTTTAGTAACAAATTTGCCTATCAAAACAACGGCTCAAGTAACAACCAATAATATTGTTAACCAAGCTAATTATACTTATACAGATTCAAGTAATAATCAATTTCAAGGAGTTTCTAGCGAACTGCAACTATTAACTGATATTAATATTTCCAGTAGCAAATCAGGCATGATTTTAGGCTGTGCTGGCACAATATTGTCTGACTATACAGGTTTTTCAGTAGGTTTATATGAAGCTAATATTAATGATCCAACAGGTACAGAATTAGGCAAAATCGTATCTTTAACTCGCACAGAGTTACCGGATATTCCGAATAATAATCTTCCTGGTGGTCAAACCCCAAATATTGAGAATTCTAATCCTTTTTTCTTGAAAAATAACCCAGCAGGTGTTTACAATCTGCTGCTTGACCCAAATAGAGGCCAAACTGAGGCTGGTAAAACTTACATTTTGGTAGTCAATCCGCCACAAAATTCCAGTTACCAACAAAGGCGAATTAAAATTCAGATTACTGGTGTAGATACCACTAATAATAATGTTAAATATGTAGCGGCTTCTTTAGATGGAGAACCTTTAAATAGTACAGGTGCAACCAGAGTTGAAGACACATTAATTGCAGTTGCAAACGCTGAAATTAATCAACGCAGTTTATTAGCTTTAGCATTTACAGCCAATTTATGTGCAGCACAGCAGTTACAGATTATTAAAACAGGCGATCGCGCCACGGCGGAACCAGGGGATGCAGTTATTTACCGCATATCTGTGAAAAACTTATCTGATTCTGGTTTAAACAACTTAGTTGTCACCGATAACTTGCCTTTAGGCTTTCATTTCATTAACAAATCTGTGCGCGGTGAGTTAGATGGTCAAGCAGTTAACATTACTACAGAGCGCAATGGTAATACAGTTACCTTCCGCACAGATGTGACCATTCCATCTCAAAAAGTGGTGAATATTGCCTACGCCGCCCAACTCACACCTGATGCAGTGCGGGGGACTGGGCGCAATAGTGCGATCGCTCGTGTACTCAGAACTGACAACAGCCTAGCTGCCAAGGATGGCCCAGCAACTCACCAATTAGTCATTCGTCCAGGGATTGTGGCTGACTGCGGCACAATTATTGGGCGTGTGTTTGAAGATAAAAACTTCGATGGTGAACAGCAAAATGGTGAACCAGGAATTCCCAATGCCGTAATTTTTATGGAAAACGGTAATCGCATCACCACAGATCCCAATGGTTTGTTCTCTGTCGCCAATGTTTTGCCAGGAAGCCATACAGGAGTACTCGACCTCAGCAGCATTCCGGGCTACACCTTAGCCCCCAACCGCAAATTCCGCGAACGCAACACTCAATCTCGCTGGGTGCGTCTGGAGCCTGGCGGCTTAGTCAGAATGAACTTTGCTGTCACCCCCAGCAGGAGTAAATAA